The Periplaneta americana isolate PAMFEO1 chromosome 9, P.americana_PAMFEO1_priV1, whole genome shotgun sequence genome contains a region encoding:
- the IntS14 gene encoding integrator complex subunit 14, whose product MPTVIVIDVSLSMTRPVILPETGETHNRQHLAVCGVNTLLDYLSVHSKLEFVALIAFSSLYEIVSPFTRDLDSLKLKLQQLEEYDKTCIETALHGVSRLVLGEWGNATPCQVVLVTDGSPGVGPMSLKHSLSTLAQRDSASPFPLPFSFPSKLSVMCVASTDDAGLQQGLPLYHKLAELAGSDSAVLVPEGPLSLKSVQSMFHKLAEANFSSFQGMLKCGNLGSQIVLSPSPQPFSKANDFEAIKRTISDTIEVCGFIDVADVGSPMAISRHLVLPHPTGKVEGISAGVKVEVDSEDESLVDEGKVPSFCVLLHGALKVENMAALCLLADDWFGIVYSWADSKKKSNLMLTILEPGSNVVPWLGDLHRMGSLDDFRATCHDNEPEPSFPVRPLEKRSYSQNCVVWIRQAGLQSDIQKILRHARKLPDKTQQFYKELNRVRRAAISFGFIELLDGLAAIFERECTLLPGAAHPDCALQLTHAAGVLHKPYSRDVKYNITPLRTKFINDD is encoded by the exons ATGCCGACAGTCATTGTGATTGATGTGTCCCTGTCGATGACGAGGCCTGTTATCCTGCCAGAGACTGGGGAAACACACAACCGGCAGCATCTTGCTGTGTGTGGGGTCAACACTCTCCTGGACTACTTGTCAGTACACTCCAAGCTGGAATTTGTGGCACTG ATTGCGTTCTCGTCACTGTACGAAATTGTGTCGCCGTTCACACGTGATCTGGACAGCTTGAAGCTGAAGCTGCAGCAGCTGGAGGAGTACGACAAAACATGCATAGAGACAGCACTGCACGGCGTCAGCAGGCTGGTGCTGGGGGAGTGGGGGAATGCCACTCCCTGCCAGGTGGTGCTGGTGACAGACGGCAGCCCGGGTGTGGGTCCCATGTCGCTGAAGCACTCGCTGAGCACGTTGGCACAGCGGGACTCGGCGTCCCCATTCCCACTGCCTTTCTCCTTCCCCAGCAAGCTGAGCGTCATGTGTGTGGCATCGACGGATGACGCAGGCCTGCAGCAAGGTTTGCCTCTGTACCACAAGCTGGCAGAACTGGCAGGCTCCGATAGTGCGGTACTGGTGCCTGAAGGGCCACTCTCGCTAAAGAGTGTGCAGTCCATGTTCCACAAACTGGCAGAGGCCAACTTCTCCTCCTTCCAGGGCATGCTCAAGTGTGGCAACCTCGGCTCCCAGATCGTCCTTTCACCTTCCCCGCAG CCATTCAGCAAAGCAAATGATTTTGAAGCTATCAAGAGGACCATTTCAGACACAATTGAAGTATGTGGCTTCATAGACGTCGCCGATGTTGGCAGTCCCATGGCCATATCTCGGCATCTGGTGCTTCCCCACCCTACAGGGAAAGTAGAAG GCATCTCTGCAGGCGTGAAGGTGGAGGTGGATTCGGAGGACGAGTCACTGGTAGATGAAGGCAAGGTTCCTTCCTTCTGCGTTCTGCTGCACGGAGCTCTCAAGGTAGAAAACATGGCGGCACTGTGTCTGCTAGCAGATGACTGGTTCGGCATTGTGTACTCGTGGGCCGACAGCAAGAAGAAGTCCAACCTCATGCTGACCATTCTGGAGCCGGGCTCCAATGTTGTGCCGTGGCTTGGCGACCTGCACCGAATGGGCTCGCTGGACGACTTCCGTGCCACATGCCACGACAACGAGCCAGAACCGAGCTTCCCTGTACGGCCCCTGGAGAAGAGGAGTTACTCACAGAACTGTGTGGTGTGGATACGGCAGGCTGGCCTGCAGTCCGACATCCAGAAGATCTTGCGGCACGCACGCAAGCTGCCTGACAAGACGCAGCAGTTCTACAAG GAGCTAAACAGGGTGCGACGTGCAGCCATATCTTTCGGTTTTATCGAACTTCTGGACGGTCTGGCAGCTATATTTGAGCGAGAATGCACATTGCTTCCTGGGGCAGCACACCCCGACTGCGCACTTCAGCTGACGCATGCTGCAGGCGTGCTGCACAAGCCCTACAGCCGAGACGTCAAGTACAACATCACACCCTTGCGTACAAAGTTCATCAATGACGACTGA